From Candidatus Effluviviaceae Genus V sp., a single genomic window includes:
- the rplS gene encoding 50S ribosomal protein L19, with translation MHERIREIEKRYTRDKTPEFGVGDTVRVDVRITEGSKERTQAFEGTVIARQGTGPNETFIVRRVTQGIGVERIFPVSSPNVQAVHVTRHGKTRRAKLYYLRKRTGKAAKTKARDIR, from the coding sequence ATGCACGAGAGAATCCGCGAGATAGAGAAGAGGTACACGCGCGACAAGACACCGGAGTTCGGTGTCGGCGACACGGTCCGTGTCGACGTGCGTATCACGGAAGGCAGCAAGGAGCGGACGCAGGCCTTCGAGGGCACGGTCATCGCGCGGCAGGGTACCGGTCCAAACGAGACGTTCATCGTCCGCCGCGTGACGCAGGGGATCGGCGTCGAGAGGATCTTCCCGGTGTCGTCCCCGAACGTCCAGGCGGTGCACGTCACACGGCACGGCAAGACCCGCCGGGCCAAGCTCTACTACCTCAGGAAGCGCACCGGCAAGGCGGCGAAGACGAAGGCGCGCGATATCAGGTAG
- the trmD gene encoding tRNA (guanosine(37)-N1)-methyltransferase TrmD translates to MRIDVLTLFPEILEGPLSESIIKQARERGLLDIAVTNIRDHAKDKHRTADDYQYGGGSGMVMKPEPVFETVEAIGLDGEDEGTAVVLLSARGRAFDQDTAKELAGKERLGLICGRYKGVDERVAALATHELSIGDYVITGGELAAAVVIDAVARLVPGVLGDIESAETDSFYQGILGPPSYTRPESYRGMDVPEVLVSGHHELIRRWRLTEALRTTMERRPDLLEAANLTEEDEEILAELGWDTDPDD, encoded by the coding sequence GTGAGGATAGACGTTCTCACGCTCTTCCCCGAGATACTCGAGGGGCCGCTGTCCGAGAGCATCATCAAGCAGGCGCGCGAGCGCGGACTTCTGGACATCGCGGTCACGAACATCAGGGACCATGCGAAGGACAAGCACCGGACCGCCGACGACTACCAGTATGGGGGCGGCAGCGGGATGGTGATGAAGCCCGAGCCGGTCTTCGAGACCGTCGAGGCGATCGGGCTCGACGGGGAGGATGAAGGCACGGCCGTTGTGTTGCTCTCCGCTCGGGGAAGGGCCTTCGACCAGGACACCGCGAAGGAGCTGGCCGGGAAGGAACGGCTTGGGCTCATCTGCGGACGCTACAAGGGGGTCGACGAGCGCGTGGCTGCGCTCGCGACACACGAGCTCTCGATCGGGGACTATGTGATCACCGGAGGAGAGCTCGCGGCCGCGGTCGTCATCGACGCGGTCGCCCGTCTCGTCCCGGGGGTTCTCGGGGACATCGAGTCGGCGGAGACGGACTCCTTCTATCAGGGGATTCTCGGACCGCCGTCGTACACGAGACCCGAGTCGTACCGCGGGATGGACGTTCCGGAGGTTCTGGTCTCGGGGCACCACGAGCTCATCAGGCGGTGGCGGCTCACGGAGGCGCTCAGGACGACGATGGAGCGGCGGCCCGACCTCCTCGAGGCGGCGAACCTGACCGAGGAGGATGAGGAGATCCTGGCGGAACTCGGCTGGGACACCGATCCGGACGACTGA
- the rimM gene encoding 16S rRNA processing protein RimM: MRDIDTWIEAGTITRAHGVRGDVIVDLKPDLVACLTERIVLRTMTPGGAESTLEIERVRDHSGRVLVKFLTVETRTAAERLRGVRLWIDREDVGPLGDDRWFVQDLIGLEVYSEDGERIGELVDVMPQPANDVYVVHGPSGEEILLPAIEQVIRTVDLEKRTMVVHLMKGLRREDR; the protein is encoded by the coding sequence ATGCGCGACATCGACACGTGGATCGAAGCCGGGACCATCACGCGGGCGCACGGCGTGCGCGGGGATGTCATCGTCGACCTGAAGCCCGACCTCGTCGCCTGCCTGACGGAGCGCATCGTTCTGAGGACGATGACGCCGGGCGGGGCCGAGTCCACGCTTGAGATCGAACGGGTCCGCGATCACTCGGGACGCGTTCTCGTCAAGTTCCTGACCGTGGAGACGAGGACGGCCGCCGAGCGGCTGAGAGGCGTCCGGCTGTGGATCGACCGCGAGGACGTCGGCCCGCTGGGCGACGACCGGTGGTTCGTTCAGGACCTCATCGGGCTCGAGGTCTACTCGGAGGACGGCGAACGGATCGGTGAGCTTGTCGACGTAATGCCGCAGCCGGCGAACGACGTCTACGTCGTCCACGGACCGTCCGGCGAGGAGATCCTGCTACCGGCGATCGAGCAGGTCATCCGGACCGTCGATCTCGAGAAGCGCACGATGGTGGTGCATCTGATGAAGGGGCTCAGGCGGGAGGACCGGTGA
- a CDS encoding KH domain-containing protein — protein sequence MQELVEYVARGLVTRPDDVNVTQSQKGEMIVYEVRVADEDKGRVIGKNGRTAKAMRAIIGAAATKAEKKATVEIID from the coding sequence CTGCAGGAGCTGGTTGAGTACGTCGCACGCGGGCTTGTCACCAGGCCCGATGATGTGAACGTGACCCAGTCCCAGAAGGGCGAGATGATCGTCTACGAGGTCCGCGTGGCGGACGAGGACAAGGGACGGGTCATCGGTAAGAACGGCCGGACCGCGAAGGCGATGCGCGCGATCATCGGCGCCGCCGCGACGAAGGCCGAGAAGAAGGCGACCGTCGAGATCATCGACTGA
- the rpsP gene encoding 30S ribosomal protein S16: protein MAVRIRLQRKGAKHMAFYRVVVADQRKQRDGRFVEQLGYYDPLKEPADIKIDAEKAIEWLSKGAQPSETVRSLFRSIGILQMWHEMRQGKTLDEVRHLEDEARARAEARMAMARRKREEEKKSGGKKKDEEKKDEAPAEAKPAAEKEEKPEAEETKEEAPAATGDETTEAVAEESAGTGEEKKAEGGGGAEDAPADEATDESAGGTDEKAGETAGEEAGEKEDSPESEAENTARDEGNDEEEKPGS, encoded by the coding sequence CTACAGGGTCGTCGTCGCCGACCAGAGGAAGCAGCGCGACGGGCGTTTCGTTGAGCAGCTCGGGTATTACGACCCACTGAAGGAGCCGGCCGACATCAAGATCGACGCGGAGAAGGCCATCGAGTGGCTCAGCAAGGGCGCGCAGCCCAGCGAGACCGTGCGCTCGCTCTTCAGGAGCATCGGCATCCTCCAGATGTGGCACGAGATGCGGCAGGGCAAGACGCTCGACGAGGTCCGCCACCTCGAGGACGAGGCGCGCGCCCGCGCGGAGGCCAGGATGGCGATGGCCCGGAGGAAGCGCGAGGAAGAGAAGAAGTCCGGCGGCAAGAAGAAGGACGAGGAGAAGAAGGACGAGGCACCGGCCGAGGCGAAGCCCGCGGCCGAGAAAGAGGAGAAGCCCGAGGCCGAGGAGACGAAGGAAGAGGCTCCCGCGGCGACCGGCGACGAGACGACCGAGGCTGTTGCCGAGGAGTCCGCCGGGACCGGCGAGGAGAAGAAGGCCGAGGGAGGCGGCGGAGCAGAGGATGCTCCCGCCGACGAAGCGACCGACGAGTCCGCCGGGGGGACGGACGAGAAGGCCGGGGAGACCGCCGGAGAGGAGGCCGGCGAGAAGGAGGACTCACCCGAGTCCGAGGCGGAGAATACAGCAAGGGACGAGGGGAACGACGAGGAGGAGAAGCCGGGGTCCTGA